A portion of the Halobacillus ihumii genome contains these proteins:
- the kynB gene encoding arylformamidase has product MKLIDISMTLNDSTPPWPGDEPFRYELTASMEETGAVNVGSHKGSNHIGTHVDAPFHYDSNGLKMAEIPVERFMGEALVLNMEGKETITKEDLEAFEFEGVSKVLFRSTSWKDRTKFPESYTVIGEDVGPFLKEQGIELIGVDTPSVDAETSKNLPAHHSLYDNDVFILESIVLDHVAPGRYELMAFPLKMDQADGSPVRAVLRQI; this is encoded by the coding sequence ATGAAACTAATTGACATTTCAATGACACTCAATGATTCAACACCGCCTTGGCCAGGAGATGAGCCTTTCCGATACGAACTAACCGCATCCATGGAAGAAACAGGAGCTGTTAATGTCGGAAGTCACAAGGGGAGCAATCATATCGGCACACATGTCGATGCCCCTTTCCATTATGATTCTAATGGACTGAAAATGGCTGAGATTCCTGTCGAACGTTTTATGGGAGAAGCTCTTGTTCTTAATATGGAGGGGAAAGAGACGATCACGAAAGAGGATTTAGAAGCGTTTGAATTTGAAGGGGTCAGTAAGGTGCTTTTCCGGTCAACCAGCTGGAAAGACCGCACCAAATTTCCAGAGAGTTATACTGTGATTGGTGAAGATGTCGGTCCTTTTTTAAAAGAACAAGGCATTGAATTGATAGGTGTCGACACCCCATCTGTCGACGCTGAAACAAGTAAGAACCTACCCGCTCACCATTCCCTTTATGACAACGATGTGTTTATCTTAGAAAGTATTGTGCTTGATCATGTTGCCCCAGGCCGATACGAACTTATGGCATTTCCGCTTAAAATGGACCAGGCTGATGGCAGTCCTGTCCGTGCGGTTTTGCGGCAAATATAA
- a CDS encoding aminopeptidase produces the protein MLLPSQEQLEKYAELALRTGVNLQKDQKLMINSTVEGAPFTRIVARKAYEMGAEDVHIVWADDELTRLRYEYADVETLKEVPDWQRDMFSYFGEKGAAILSIRSTDPDLLKGIDAGKVAAATKARSEAMTKFRDFTMNDRIQWSIVSIPIPAWAQKIFPGESEEKAVEKLWEQIFSIVRVDREDPVAAWEDHNQTLIKAKQFLNKKKYSKLIYKAPGTDLEVELPNNHIWKGGASQTVESNVPFNPNMPTEEVFTAPHKYGVNGQVSSTKPLNYGGNVIDNFTLTFKDGKVVDFKAEEGEETLQHLLDTDEGSTRLGELALVPHESPISQSGLIFYNTLYDENASCHLALGKAYPNNVEGGSDMSEEQLDQSGVNHSLSHVDFMMGSDELDIDGVLEDGTTEPVMRKGSWAISFE, from the coding sequence ATGTTATTACCTAGTCAAGAACAATTAGAAAAGTATGCAGAGCTTGCCCTGCGTACAGGGGTGAACTTACAGAAAGACCAGAAGCTCATGATTAATTCAACAGTAGAAGGTGCACCATTTACTAGAATTGTAGCTAGAAAAGCCTATGAAATGGGCGCTGAAGATGTGCATATTGTCTGGGCGGATGACGAACTTACACGCCTTCGTTATGAGTATGCCGATGTGGAAACGTTAAAGGAAGTGCCTGACTGGCAAAGGGACATGTTTAGTTACTTCGGGGAAAAAGGGGCAGCTATCCTTTCCATCAGGTCTACAGATCCAGATCTGTTAAAAGGAATTGATGCTGGAAAGGTAGCAGCTGCAACTAAAGCTCGATCCGAAGCGATGACGAAATTCAGAGATTTTACAATGAATGATCGTATTCAGTGGTCAATCGTCAGCATCCCTATCCCGGCCTGGGCGCAAAAGATATTCCCAGGTGAGTCTGAAGAAAAAGCTGTAGAAAAATTGTGGGAGCAGATATTCAGTATTGTGAGAGTTGACAGGGAAGACCCTGTGGCTGCCTGGGAAGATCATAACCAGACGTTGATCAAAGCAAAGCAATTCCTCAACAAGAAAAAATATAGCAAACTTATTTACAAGGCTCCTGGGACTGATCTTGAAGTGGAACTGCCAAACAACCATATCTGGAAGGGTGGAGCTTCCCAAACCGTTGAAAGTAACGTACCTTTCAATCCCAATATGCCAACAGAAGAGGTGTTTACTGCACCGCATAAATACGGAGTAAACGGTCAAGTTTCAAGTACAAAACCTCTTAATTATGGAGGCAATGTGATCGATAATTTCACACTCACTTTTAAAGATGGTAAAGTAGTAGATTTTAAAGCAGAAGAAGGAGAAGAAACGCTGCAGCATTTGCTGGATACTGATGAAGGCTCCACCAGACTTGGGGAACTCGCTCTTGTCCCGCATGAATCACCGATTTCTCAATCCGGTTTAATCTTCTATAATACGCTGTATGATGAAAATGCCTCCTGCCATTTGGCATTAGGGAAAGCTTATCCGAACAACGTTGAAGGCGGATCTGACATGAGTGAAGAACAACTTGATCAAAGTGGTGTTAACCACAGCTTAAGTCATGTGGATTTCATGATGGGTTCAGATGAATTGGACATTGATGGTGTCCTTGAAGACGGAACTACGGAACCAGTGATGAGGAAGGGAAGCTGGGCCATCTCTTTTGAGTAA
- a CDS encoding acyl-CoA thioesterase, with amino-acid sequence MEAKPCIDSLAVKNSHVLPPDTNSHGTLFGGKLMAYIDDVAAIASVRHCRKPVVTASTDSVDFLQPVFEGDTICLEAFVTWTHNTSMEVFVKAITENLLTGERKVCTTAFLSMVAVDEHNQPTPVPPVYPESKEEKWLHEGAAKRREQRNLRRKESKELAELFGTGLPWKKEE; translated from the coding sequence ATGGAAGCGAAACCTTGCATTGATTCATTAGCCGTAAAGAATTCACACGTACTCCCACCAGATACAAATAGCCATGGCACTTTATTTGGAGGAAAACTGATGGCTTATATCGATGATGTGGCAGCGATTGCCTCTGTCCGTCATTGCCGCAAGCCGGTTGTAACAGCATCTACCGATTCAGTAGACTTTCTACAACCTGTATTTGAAGGGGATACGATTTGTTTAGAAGCCTTTGTAACTTGGACGCACAACACCTCTATGGAAGTGTTTGTTAAAGCGATTACGGAAAATTTACTGACCGGTGAAAGAAAAGTATGTACGACAGCGTTTCTTTCAATGGTTGCTGTTGATGAACATAATCAGCCGACTCCGGTCCCGCCTGTATATCCGGAATCAAAGGAAGAAAAATGGCTCCATGAAGGCGCAGCTAAACGCCGTGAACAGCGGAATTTAAGAAGAAAAGAATCCAAGGAACTGGCTGAACTATTTGGAACAGGATTACCTTGGAAGAAGGAAGAGTAA
- the nhaC gene encoding Na+/H+ antiporter NhaC: MNKCSDNNKNRRKHMSSQARLPKLTEVALFFVIFLAIIFSFIMFFELPIQLALFISWFIIIGFGLKLGHTYDDLQGAITNGIYNGLEAVLILISVGALIGSWIAGGVVPSLIYYGLEVIHPSIFLLATLIICAITSLATGTSWGTAGTAGIAMMGIGNALGIPLPMVAGAVLSGSYFGDKLSPLSDSTVLAASMAKVNVISHIRSMMYVSVPTFIITAVLFTLAGFMYVDGNADLSQTENVMNALKANFNIAWYILVPAFVVIGLLVMKKPSIPTISLGALFGIIWAIIFQGMAPVTAINTAYAGFSVDSGVDFIDNLLNRGGITSMLDIVLLIVLGLGFGGMLNHIGALQVIVNRFEKFMTNAGRLTASTVFVGFLGNLIGCAMYVSLILTPKVVENRYDDLDIDRTVLSRNTESGSTLTSGMVPWSDNGIYMSAVLGVSTLSYLPFMWLSFISIIITVIYGYTGKFIWYNSEKGEAK; encoded by the coding sequence ATCAACAAATGTTCGGACAATAATAAAAACAGGAGGAAGCATATGTCTTCACAAGCCAGACTTCCAAAGTTGACTGAAGTCGCATTATTTTTCGTTATCTTTTTAGCGATTATATTTTCATTTATAATGTTTTTTGAACTACCTATTCAGCTGGCTCTTTTTATCTCATGGTTTATTATTATCGGATTTGGATTAAAACTTGGCCATACATACGATGATTTACAAGGTGCCATTACAAATGGAATTTACAATGGTCTAGAGGCTGTATTGATTCTTATTTCAGTCGGGGCGTTAATTGGCTCATGGATTGCTGGAGGGGTTGTGCCAAGCCTTATTTATTACGGACTGGAAGTTATTCACCCAAGTATTTTTCTCCTTGCCACATTAATCATTTGCGCCATTACGTCCCTGGCTACGGGTACTTCATGGGGGACTGCCGGAACCGCAGGGATTGCCATGATGGGCATCGGGAACGCACTTGGCATTCCGTTACCAATGGTTGCTGGTGCAGTTTTATCCGGTTCTTATTTCGGGGATAAATTGTCACCGTTATCAGACAGTACGGTATTGGCTGCATCAATGGCAAAAGTGAATGTCATCTCACATATTCGTTCGATGATGTATGTCAGCGTTCCAACGTTTATCATTACTGCCGTGTTATTTACATTGGCTGGATTTATGTATGTAGATGGAAATGCTGATCTAAGCCAAACTGAGAATGTGATGAATGCTTTAAAAGCTAATTTTAATATAGCTTGGTACATTCTAGTTCCTGCATTTGTAGTCATTGGATTGCTTGTTATGAAGAAGCCTTCTATTCCTACGATTTCGCTTGGAGCCTTATTCGGTATTATTTGGGCAATCATTTTCCAAGGGATGGCTCCTGTGACAGCCATTAATACGGCCTATGCAGGGTTTAGTGTGGACTCAGGCGTTGACTTTATTGATAACCTCCTAAATCGCGGCGGAATTACAAGTATGCTAGATATTGTCTTGCTTATTGTGCTCGGACTTGGTTTTGGCGGAATGTTAAACCATATTGGCGCCCTCCAAGTTATTGTTAATCGATTTGAGAAGTTTATGACGAACGCAGGAAGGTTGACCGCTTCTACTGTATTCGTAGGCTTTTTAGGAAATCTCATTGGTTGTGCGATGTACGTTTCCTTAATTTTAACACCTAAGGTTGTTGAGAATCGTTATGATGATTTAGACATTGACCGTACAGTACTTTCGCGAAATACGGAGTCTGGGAGTACGTTGACGTCCGGAATGGTACCGTGGTCAGATAATGGCATATATATGTCAGCTGTCCTAGGCGTGTCAACGCTATCGTACTTGCCCTTTATGTGGTTAAGCTTCATATCTATTATTATAACGGTTATTTATGGCTATACCGGGAAATTCATATGGTATAACAGCGAAAAAGGTGAAGCGAAATAA
- a CDS encoding BCCT family transporter has product MNDKQTGRVDWPVFIISGGALLLFVILALINITWIETFVSRTFAWSVTYFGAFWQLLMLATFFVGIWLAFSKYGKIKMGGIDKPEISLYKWLSIIMATLLAGGGVFWAAAEPLYHFLTVPPYLSQSGIEAGTKAAINPALAQSFMHWGFLAWAILGTISAVVMMYGHYHKGMPMKPRTLLYPIFGENIRHNWFGTLVDAFSIIAVAAGTIGPIGFLGLQASYGLQEIFGIPNEFGTQVLIIIAVVLISTISAVTGLYKGIQFLSSFNVRLALGLMIFIVIFGPGGFIIDHFVSSFGVYIDQFIPMSTFRGDSDWLSLWTVFFWGWFIGYGPMMAILVSRISRGRTIREIIVAISIFAPVISTFWFTILGGSGIFFELQNPGSVSEALNAAGKPAAMFAITEQLPWAAIISPLFLLLTILFVVTTSDSMAYTIAMAVTGEGNPKVWLRVFWSVIMGAIAAILLITGDSGITQLQNFIVVTAVPVSLLLLPMIWLAPRVAKQMAIEQNIKK; this is encoded by the coding sequence ATGAATGATAAACAAACCGGAAGAGTAGACTGGCCCGTTTTTATAATTAGCGGCGGTGCTTTACTGCTCTTTGTTATTTTAGCACTTATTAATATTACATGGATTGAAACCTTTGTCAGTAGAACCTTTGCCTGGTCAGTTACTTACTTTGGAGCATTCTGGCAGCTATTGATGCTAGCCACTTTCTTTGTTGGTATCTGGCTGGCATTTTCTAAATATGGAAAAATTAAAATGGGCGGAATCGACAAACCCGAAATAAGTTTATACAAGTGGTTATCGATTATTATGGCTACTTTATTAGCCGGAGGAGGTGTGTTTTGGGCCGCTGCAGAGCCTCTTTATCATTTTCTTACGGTTCCTCCATATCTGTCACAATCAGGAATTGAGGCTGGAACAAAAGCCGCTATAAATCCAGCACTGGCGCAAAGCTTTATGCATTGGGGATTTTTAGCTTGGGCGATATTAGGAACGATTAGTGCAGTCGTGATGATGTATGGTCATTATCACAAAGGTATGCCAATGAAGCCAAGAACGCTTCTTTACCCTATTTTTGGAGAAAACATCCGCCACAATTGGTTCGGAACACTTGTCGATGCTTTTTCTATCATTGCTGTGGCAGCGGGAACGATCGGTCCAATTGGCTTTCTTGGATTGCAAGCAAGTTATGGGCTTCAAGAAATATTTGGCATCCCTAACGAATTTGGGACTCAAGTTTTAATTATCATTGCCGTGGTTTTAATTTCGACAATATCAGCTGTAACGGGTCTGTATAAAGGGATTCAGTTTTTAAGCAGCTTTAATGTTCGCCTTGCACTAGGTCTGATGATTTTTATTGTGATTTTTGGTCCAGGAGGATTTATCATTGATCATTTCGTTTCGTCATTTGGGGTCTATATAGATCAGTTCATACCAATGAGCACATTCCGTGGTGATTCGGATTGGTTATCGCTATGGACCGTATTTTTCTGGGGATGGTTTATTGGCTATGGTCCTATGATGGCCATTCTGGTAAGCCGTATCTCCCGAGGCCGTACGATTCGTGAAATTATCGTAGCCATTTCCATTTTTGCACCAGTCATCTCTACTTTCTGGTTTACGATTCTTGGCGGATCGGGTATATTTTTTGAACTGCAAAATCCGGGATCAGTCTCTGAGGCATTGAATGCGGCAGGCAAACCCGCAGCAATGTTTGCTATTACTGAGCAACTTCCATGGGCAGCCATTATTTCTCCTTTGTTCTTACTACTAACGATTTTGTTTGTCGTAACGACAAGTGATTCAATGGCATATACGATTGCGATGGCTGTCACGGGTGAAGGGAACCCGAAAGTATGGCTTCGTGTTTTCTGGTCTGTAATTATGGGGGCTATTGCAGCGATCCTTCTAATTACAGGAGATAGTGGAATTACACAGTTGCAGAACTTTATTGTTGTTACAGCAGTCCCTGTATCTCTGTTATTATTGCCAATGATTTGGCTGGCGCCGCGCGTTGCCAAACAAATGGCTATTGAACAAAATATAAAGAAATAA
- the kynU gene encoding kynureninase, with protein MERLTKDLAANLDHHDSLQSFKTEFYLPKNTFYMDGNSLGLLSKRAEQALLTSLQDWKQFGINGWTEGKQPWFYLSEKLGAMTAPLLGAKPEEVINTGSITTNIHQLLATFYKPSGKKTKILADALNFPSDIYALKSQLELHGYDPEEHLVQVESSDGRTLSEDRIINAMTEDMALILLPSVLYRSGQLLDIPMITKAAHERGITIGFDLAHSIGALPHQLHDWGIDFAVWCTYKYLNSGPGGVGGLFVHEKHLGKKPGLAGWFSSNKDKQFDMDHNLTQAESAGAFQIGTPHILSSAPLVGSLEIFQEAGIERIREKSLKQTRFLINFIKEELSEFGFTIANPEEDERRGGHVSIIHEEAASICKALKAKQIIPDFRAPNVIRLAPIALYTSYSDLYQVMMTLKYLVQSGKYKQFKNERDTIA; from the coding sequence ATGGAAAGGCTTACAAAGGATCTGGCTGCTAATCTAGACCATCACGATTCGTTACAATCATTCAAGACTGAATTTTATTTACCTAAAAATACATTCTATATGGATGGAAATTCTCTCGGCCTCCTTTCTAAGAGAGCTGAACAAGCTTTACTAACTTCTCTTCAGGATTGGAAGCAGTTTGGCATCAATGGATGGACAGAGGGGAAACAGCCCTGGTTTTACCTGTCCGAAAAACTCGGAGCTATGACAGCTCCATTGCTTGGGGCTAAACCTGAGGAAGTCATTAATACAGGTTCTATCACGACTAACATTCATCAACTGTTGGCAACGTTTTATAAACCATCAGGAAAGAAGACTAAAATTTTGGCGGATGCACTAAACTTTCCTTCTGACATTTATGCCTTAAAAAGTCAGCTTGAGCTGCATGGATATGATCCAGAGGAACATTTGGTACAGGTAGAGAGTTCGGATGGACGAACATTATCTGAAGATCGGATCATTAATGCTATGACAGAGGATATGGCTCTAATTCTTCTGCCATCGGTTCTTTATCGAAGCGGCCAGCTGCTCGACATCCCTATGATCACGAAAGCTGCTCATGAGCGTGGAATCACCATTGGATTCGACTTAGCCCACTCCATAGGCGCCCTTCCCCATCAGCTCCATGACTGGGGAATCGATTTCGCTGTCTGGTGTACATATAAATACTTGAATAGCGGCCCAGGAGGAGTTGGCGGCCTGTTTGTACATGAGAAACACCTTGGAAAGAAACCAGGGCTGGCCGGCTGGTTTAGTTCCAATAAAGATAAACAGTTTGATATGGATCATAACCTCACTCAGGCTGAAAGCGCGGGAGCTTTTCAAATCGGAACACCACATATTTTAAGCTCTGCTCCTCTCGTAGGTTCACTGGAAATTTTCCAGGAAGCAGGAATAGAACGGATTCGTGAAAAATCCTTAAAACAAACTCGTTTTTTAATAAATTTTATTAAAGAAGAGTTGAGCGAATTTGGGTTTACGATTGCTAACCCGGAGGAAGATGAACGAAGAGGCGGACATGTCAGCATAATTCATGAAGAAGCAGCTAGTATTTGCAAAGCATTAAAAGCCAAGCAAATCATTCCTGATTTCAGGGCGCCTAATGTGATCCGTCTGGCACCCATCGCCCTTTATACTTCCTATTCTGACCTTTATCAAGTTATGATGACGCTAAAGTACCTTGTACAAAGTGGAAAATATAAACAATTCAAAAATGAGCGCGACACTATTGCTTAG
- a CDS encoding mechanosensitive ion channel, with protein MSSMQEEFMNMTSKLPELILALVVLLLGYIIAKAVEGAVRKGLQKTKWDDKLFGEGEKRSANSSSETIISKIAFWIIMIFAFVWFFNILSLNLLAEPLVSMLSSITGAIPNIIKAGIILLVAWLVATVVKRLIESGGRKVNANKMLVKTKAVDHEEAGNKAIDTAGQVVFYLILLIFLPAVLGALDMEGISEPFAGMLNSILSFIPKLFAAALIVLIGWVIARLVSNILSNFLKSIGTEKLTEKLKLNRVFQGTTVSDVIGTIAFVLIMIPVTISALETLDIRGISEPAISMLNDILTMLPEIATAIVFILAGIMIGKVLKDIVVSILNRVGFNGLMNRMGLGRLDDNDQVPSLSEFVGYIVQILIVFLFVVEAMQILNLEFMVDLATGVAAYLPSVLAAILILGFGLWLANLTAKLLGGLLRNSSGSPHVLNLIAKYAIIVFAFFMALDQLGIADSIINAAFILILGGVALAFGLSFGLGGREHASKYLDKMDRKLSKVKVDHSQQQDSPNDDYSNDHF; from the coding sequence ATGAGCTCAATGCAAGAGGAATTTATGAATATGACTAGTAAATTACCTGAATTGATTCTTGCTTTGGTGGTATTGCTTCTTGGCTATATCATCGCTAAGGCTGTTGAAGGAGCAGTTAGAAAGGGTCTCCAGAAAACAAAATGGGATGATAAGCTTTTTGGTGAGGGAGAAAAGAGAAGTGCAAATAGCTCAAGTGAAACGATCATAAGTAAAATTGCGTTCTGGATCATTATGATCTTTGCTTTTGTATGGTTCTTCAACATTCTTAGCTTAAATCTGCTGGCGGAACCACTCGTCTCTATGCTCTCATCCATTACAGGTGCTATTCCTAATATAATCAAAGCAGGTATCATTTTATTAGTTGCCTGGTTGGTAGCTACTGTAGTGAAGAGGTTAATTGAATCTGGCGGACGCAAAGTAAATGCGAACAAAATGCTAGTTAAAACAAAAGCTGTTGATCATGAAGAAGCAGGAAACAAAGCAATTGATACAGCTGGTCAAGTCGTCTTTTATTTAATCTTGCTTATCTTTTTACCAGCAGTACTTGGTGCTCTAGACATGGAAGGTATCAGCGAACCGTTCGCTGGCATGTTAAATAGTATTCTATCATTTATACCTAAGCTTTTTGCTGCGGCATTAATCGTTCTGATCGGATGGGTGATTGCTCGTCTAGTCAGTAATATCCTAAGTAATTTCCTGAAGAGTATTGGTACTGAAAAACTGACGGAGAAGCTCAAATTGAACCGTGTATTTCAAGGAACAACGGTTTCTGATGTAATTGGAACCATTGCGTTTGTCTTAATTATGATACCAGTAACCATTTCAGCCCTTGAAACTCTTGATATTAGAGGCATATCTGAACCAGCAATTAGTATGTTAAATGATATTCTGACAATGCTGCCTGAAATTGCAACAGCGATTGTATTCATCTTGGCAGGTATAATGATCGGTAAAGTGTTGAAAGATATTGTCGTTTCCATTCTGAATCGCGTTGGATTTAACGGATTAATGAACCGAATGGGGCTTGGGCGCCTGGATGATAATGATCAAGTGCCATCCCTTTCTGAGTTTGTTGGTTATATTGTTCAGATTTTAATTGTTTTCTTATTCGTTGTGGAAGCAATGCAAATACTCAACCTTGAATTTATGGTTGATCTAGCTACAGGCGTAGCTGCCTATTTACCTTCTGTACTAGCAGCGATCCTTATTCTTGGCTTCGGATTATGGTTAGCGAATTTGACGGCCAAGTTATTAGGAGGTCTGCTTCGAAATTCATCAGGCTCTCCCCACGTACTAAACCTGATCGCCAAGTATGCGATTATTGTTTTCGCCTTCTTTATGGCCCTTGATCAGCTGGGGATTGCAGATTCTATTATTAATGCAGCCTTTATCCTGATTCTGGGAGGAGTCGCTTTAGCATTTGGCTTATCCTTTGGTTTAGGAGGACGCGAGCACGCTTCCAAATATTTAGATAAAATGGACAGGAAACTTAGTAAAGTAAAAGTGGACCACTCTCAACAACAAGACTCCCCAAATGATGACTATTCAAATGATCACTTTTAA
- a CDS encoding ABC-F family ATP-binding cassette domain-containing protein: protein MSILSVEQYSKSYGDKQLFTDLSFTISNQQRIGLIGVNGTGKSTLLKSIAGIESADTGTTQHAKGFTVEYLPQDPELDADKTVLEQIYFGDSEIMVAIREYERVLQRLQDNPEDQHVQNQLLTYQQRMDETGAWEANTRAKTILTKLGIVDFNKAIQELSGGQRKRVALAKALIQPADLLLLDEPTNHLDNQTIEWLEEYLAQYKGSLMVVTHDRYFLNRVTNLIYELDNGTLYTYEGNYQTFLEKKAEREERERQAEQKHQNTLRRELAWLKRGAKARSTKQKARKQRVEAMQEQTFNNDKQDVDMAIGSTRLGKQVIELKDISHSFAEKQIINQFDYLVVPEERLGIIGPNGSGKTTLLNIMARRINPDHGELTIGSTVKIGYYTQDHEEMDESLKVIEYIKEVAEVISTADGEQITAEQMLERFLFPRPQQWTYIKRLSGGERRRLYLLRVLMSEPNVLFLDEPTNDLDTETLSVLEGYLEQFPGVVITVSHDRYFLDRVVDKLLVFEGEGVIESFYGNYSELIEQRQVSKKEETKSEKSEPSVQEQTRRSNRKRKLSYREKQEWETIEDDITAIEEEIEAIDGKIADAASDYNKVEELYQTKQDLEDKLETKMNRWEELSLIIEDATE, encoded by the coding sequence ATGAGCATTTTATCTGTTGAGCAATACAGTAAAAGTTATGGCGATAAACAGCTGTTTACCGATCTATCGTTTACCATTTCAAACCAGCAGCGCATTGGTTTAATTGGTGTTAACGGTACAGGGAAATCTACGCTGCTAAAGTCGATCGCAGGGATAGAATCGGCGGATACAGGAACAACACAGCATGCGAAAGGTTTTACCGTAGAATATTTGCCTCAGGATCCAGAGTTAGATGCAGACAAAACGGTGTTAGAGCAAATCTATTTTGGTGACTCTGAGATCATGGTTGCGATTAGGGAATATGAACGCGTGTTGCAGCGTCTTCAAGACAATCCTGAAGATCAGCACGTACAGAATCAGTTGTTAACCTATCAACAGCGTATGGATGAGACAGGTGCGTGGGAGGCAAATACGAGGGCGAAGACGATTTTGACGAAGCTTGGAATAGTTGATTTTAATAAGGCGATTCAGGAACTTTCTGGAGGTCAGCGCAAAAGAGTAGCCTTGGCTAAGGCATTAATTCAGCCGGCTGATCTTTTGCTGCTTGATGAACCTACGAACCACTTAGATAATCAGACTATTGAATGGCTAGAGGAATACCTGGCTCAATATAAGGGTTCATTAATGGTTGTTACCCACGACCGTTATTTCCTAAATCGGGTAACGAATCTTATTTATGAGCTCGACAATGGCACGTTGTACACTTACGAGGGGAATTACCAAACGTTCCTCGAGAAAAAGGCGGAGCGTGAAGAGCGGGAACGTCAAGCTGAACAGAAGCATCAAAACACGTTAAGGAGAGAACTTGCCTGGCTTAAGCGGGGAGCTAAAGCCCGTTCAACTAAGCAGAAGGCGAGGAAACAGCGTGTAGAAGCTATGCAGGAACAAACATTCAACAATGATAAACAAGATGTTGATATGGCTATTGGCTCTACCCGGCTGGGAAAGCAGGTTATCGAGTTAAAAGACATCTCCCATTCCTTCGCGGAAAAGCAAATTATTAATCAGTTTGATTATTTAGTGGTTCCTGAAGAGAGGTTAGGGATCATCGGTCCGAATGGTTCAGGTAAAACAACTTTATTAAATATAATGGCGAGGCGTATTAATCCTGACCATGGAGAGCTTACGATTGGTTCTACGGTTAAAATTGGCTATTATACACAGGATCATGAGGAGATGGACGAATCATTAAAGGTCATTGAATATATAAAAGAAGTTGCTGAAGTAATTTCTACAGCGGACGGTGAGCAAATCACGGCCGAGCAGATGCTCGAACGGTTCCTTTTTCCAAGACCACAACAGTGGACCTATATTAAACGTCTTTCCGGCGGGGAACGACGCAGGCTTTATTTACTGCGTGTATTGATGAGCGAGCCGAACGTTCTCTTTCTCGATGAGCCTACGAATGATCTTGATACCGAAACCTTAAGCGTTCTTGAAGGATATTTGGAACAATTCCCTGGTGTAGTCATTACCGTTTCGCACGATCGCTATTTCTTAGATCGAGTCGTTGATAAACTGTTGGTATTTGAAGGAGAAGGGGTCATTGAATCCTTCTATGGAAATTATTCAGAACTTATTGAACAAAGACAGGTCTCGAAAAAGGAAGAAACGAAGTCAGAGAAAAGTGAACCCTCTGTCCAGGAACAAACCCGCAGATCGAACCGTAAGCGTAAATTGTCCTACCGGGAGAAACAAGAGTGGGAGACAATTGAAGATGACATTACAGCCATCGAAGAAGAAATCGAGGCTATTGACGGAAAAATTGCTGATGCAGCAAGTGACTATAATAAAGTTGAGGAATTATATCAAACCAAGCAGGACTTAGAGGATAAACTGGAAACGAAAATGAATCGTTGGGAGGAGCTTTCCTTAATTATAGAAGATGCAACAGAATGA